A window of the Fibrobacter sp. UWP2 genome harbors these coding sequences:
- a CDS encoding DUF4912 domain-containing protein, whose product MATKKTITAKAAPAKAAKTAAKAAPAKAAKTAAKAAPAKAVAKAKSALTKVAAKVATKVTAKKEAVKKTTSKIKTAVKTVKTAAPVARSAPRATEQTDVVLKSTAKKAKPVVKVSAVKAAAKPVTKSASLAQSFDPEYLVLMQKDPNWMQAFWEVSEKRIKNSKKGKGKLVLRLFDISNDLTVKRGKKRKFHDVVVPADARSWYVENKASDNCVAVLGFADGNKFLPLVESAPVHPFSMEGSEIDAGNKFVQASLGGAALGGFNSSGLSSMSAKNWLESLSSSSGSMFSGALSSAALKSNKLELPKDSVNYGKDFFLWVKTRLIVYGGTRPDAHLQVRGEPFPLNPDGTFSFEEDLPDSTKIIPVFATDKDGDFPTTIVPIVVKRTE is encoded by the coding sequence ATGGCTACGAAAAAGACGATAACTGCTAAGGCTGCTCCGGCAAAAGCGGCGAAGACCGCTGCCAAGGCTGCTCCGGCAAAGGCGGCGAAGACCGCTGCGAAAGCTGCTCCGGCAAAAGCGGTCGCAAAGGCTAAAAGCGCTTTGACGAAAGTGGCCGCCAAGGTGGCGACCAAGGTCACCGCCAAGAAGGAAGCTGTAAAGAAGACCACGTCGAAAATAAAGACTGCCGTCAAGACTGTAAAGACCGCCGCACCGGTGGCAAGGTCCGCCCCGCGTGCTACGGAACAGACCGATGTTGTTTTAAAGAGCACTGCCAAAAAGGCAAAACCGGTAGTTAAGGTTTCTGCCGTCAAGGCGGCTGCTAAGCCGGTGACCAAGAGCGCTTCGCTCGCACAGTCCTTTGACCCCGAATACCTGGTACTCATGCAAAAGGATCCGAACTGGATGCAGGCGTTCTGGGAAGTTTCCGAAAAGAGAATCAAGAATTCCAAAAAGGGGAAAGGCAAGCTGGTTCTCCGCCTGTTCGACATTTCGAACGACTTGACCGTGAAGCGTGGCAAAAAGCGCAAGTTTCACGATGTGGTGGTGCCTGCCGATGCCCGCAGCTGGTATGTAGAAAACAAGGCCAGCGACAACTGCGTCGCCGTTTTGGGCTTTGCCGACGGCAACAAGTTCTTGCCGCTTGTGGAGTCCGCTCCGGTGCACCCGTTCTCCATGGAAGGTTCCGAAATTGATGCCGGCAACAAGTTTGTGCAGGCCTCCTTGGGCGGTGCCGCCCTGGGAGGGTTCAACAGCTCGGGCCTTTCGAGCATGTCGGCCAAGAACTGGCTTGAATCCCTTTCGAGTTCCTCGGGTTCCATGTTCTCGGGAGCGCTCTCCAGTGCGGCTCTCAAGAGCAATAAGCTTGAACTCCCGAAGGATTCCGTGAACTACGGCAAGGACTTTTTCCTGTGGGTCAAGACCCGCCTGATTGTTTACGGCGGTACGCGCCCGGACGCTCACTTGCAGGTGCGCGGCGAACCGTTCCCGCTGAATCCCGATGGCACCTTCAGCTTTGAAGAAGACCTTCCGGATTCCACGAAGATCATCCCGGTGTTCGCCACCGACAAGGATGGCGACTTCCCGACGACAATCGTCCCTATCGTTGTAAAGCGCACCGAATAA
- the thrC gene encoding threonine synthase produces MAQFNAHFRNINGDDTYPLTDVIYRSKVDGSLLEVEHDRAALASKSPDEWKKLFAERRMSFEPADMSGIWSKREMVLPDMPLEDIVTMREGWSPLFDAAPLAKELGIKSLKVKLCGNSHTGSFKDLGMTVLVSQVNHIIKKKIHEIDAVACASTGDTSAALSAYCAKAGIPSIVFLPAGKTSVAQLIQPISNGSIVLALDTDFDGCMKIVQQVTADNRIYLANSMNSLRVEGQKTISPEICQEMGWKVPDTVIIPGGNLGNVSALAKGFEDCKAMGLIDRIPRIIVAQAENANPFFQAYERGFDKLVPMQAKKTLASAIQIGNPVSYPKAVRAIQKTNGMVVSVTEEELANAAHRGDRIGLYCCPHTGVALGALEKLVAAGKIDKEENVVVISTAHGLKFTEFKVGYHEKKLENIASKFANPVFKAPADLGAVMDILKKEMAERRR; encoded by the coding sequence ATGGCCCAATTCAATGCGCATTTCAGGAACATCAACGGGGACGACACCTACCCGCTGACCGACGTCATTTACCGTAGCAAGGTGGACGGAAGCCTGCTCGAAGTCGAACACGACCGTGCTGCACTTGCCAGCAAGAGCCCCGACGAATGGAAGAAGCTCTTTGCCGAACGCCGCATGAGCTTTGAACCCGCCGACATGAGCGGCATCTGGAGCAAGCGCGAAATGGTGCTCCCCGACATGCCCCTCGAAGACATCGTCACGATGCGCGAAGGCTGGAGCCCGCTCTTTGACGCCGCCCCGCTCGCCAAGGAACTGGGCATCAAGAGCCTCAAGGTCAAGCTTTGCGGCAACTCCCACACGGGTAGTTTCAAGGACCTCGGCATGACGGTTCTCGTGAGCCAGGTGAACCACATCATCAAGAAGAAGATTCACGAAATCGACGCCGTGGCCTGCGCCTCTACCGGCGACACCTCGGCAGCCCTCAGCGCCTACTGCGCGAAGGCCGGCATCCCGAGCATCGTGTTCCTCCCCGCCGGCAAGACGAGCGTTGCCCAGCTGATCCAGCCGATTTCTAACGGCAGCATCGTGCTCGCCCTCGACACCGACTTTGACGGTTGCATGAAGATCGTGCAGCAGGTCACCGCCGACAACCGCATCTACCTCGCGAACTCCATGAACAGCCTCCGCGTCGAAGGCCAGAAGACGATCTCTCCGGAAATCTGCCAGGAAATGGGCTGGAAGGTGCCCGACACCGTGATTATCCCGGGCGGAAACCTCGGCAACGTGAGCGCCCTCGCGAAGGGTTTCGAAGACTGCAAGGCCATGGGCCTCATCGACCGCATCCCGCGCATTATCGTCGCCCAGGCCGAAAACGCGAACCCGTTCTTCCAGGCCTACGAACGCGGCTTCGACAAGCTCGTCCCGATGCAGGCCAAGAAGACGCTCGCCTCCGCCATCCAGATCGGTAACCCGGTCAGCTACCCGAAGGCCGTACGCGCCATCCAGAAGACGAACGGCATGGTCGTAAGCGTTACCGAAGAAGAACTCGCCAATGCCGCCCACCGCGGTGACCGCATCGGTCTCTACTGCTGCCCGCACACGGGTGTGGCCCTCGGCGCTCTCGAAAAGCTCGTGGCCGCAGGCAAGATCGACAAGGAAGAGAACGTGGTCGTCATCAGCACGGCACACGGCCTCAAGTTCACCGAATTCAAGGTCGGCTATCACGAAAAGAAGCTCGAGAACATAGCCTCCAAGTTCGCGAACCCCGTGTTCAAGGCTCCTGCCGACCTGGGCGCCGTCATGGACATCTTGAAGAAAGAGATGGCCGAACGCCGTCGCTAA
- a CDS encoding glycoside hydrolase family 57 protein yields the protein MSAPGKIHLLLHAHLPFVREPEYDRFLEENWFFEAMSETYLPLVQMLWRLEERGVPGTLNLSISSVLLAMLTDEVLLQKFTRHLHKQLELLEKEKVRLQDDSARLDVVNFYYRRQTSLIDHWEKVCHGKIVPMLKLLEERGKLTLLTCVGTHPFLPAYQSDVDAIRLQLGITVRAFESAFGKRPKGLWLPECGYFDGLDSILAEFGFEYFFLETHGVLLAKPAPKYGVFAPIKTPAGLYCMGREQSSSMEVWSRKTGYPGHPEYREFFKDIATERDPEYLGDYFMAGDTPIETGLKYYRITGSEDKQVYRPWNALRLVEDHARLFVANREVTVTDLLPNMDGNKVSILCPYDAELFGHWWFEGPMFIEKMFERAASSNVVEMASLESTMHESPDGGTHAPIFSSWGEGGFGEVWMNDEVSWAYPLFFRMRAMMNEMKLRIDNSKSAQNQLQKRFYAQMARELVLFQASDWAFMIHNKSAADYAKSRQNGHYKNVCALYAAATAAVVMSRKHPDTSLLASLEKKDNLFPWISELL from the coding sequence ATGAGCGCACCTGGAAAAATACACCTCCTGTTGCATGCGCACTTGCCTTTTGTGCGTGAGCCTGAATATGACCGGTTCTTGGAAGAGAACTGGTTTTTTGAGGCGATGTCGGAAACGTATTTGCCCCTGGTGCAAATGCTTTGGCGATTGGAAGAGCGCGGCGTGCCGGGGACGCTCAACTTGAGTATATCCTCGGTGCTTTTGGCAATGCTCACCGACGAGGTGCTGCTGCAAAAGTTCACGCGCCATTTGCACAAGCAGCTGGAACTTCTCGAAAAAGAGAAGGTGCGCCTGCAGGACGATAGCGCCCGCTTGGACGTGGTGAATTTTTATTATCGACGCCAGACATCCTTGATAGACCATTGGGAAAAAGTCTGCCACGGTAAAATTGTCCCCATGTTAAAACTACTTGAAGAGCGCGGCAAGCTTACGCTCCTCACGTGCGTGGGCACGCACCCTTTTTTGCCGGCGTACCAGTCCGACGTGGACGCCATCCGTTTGCAGCTCGGCATTACGGTTCGCGCATTCGAGAGCGCCTTCGGCAAAAGACCTAAAGGGTTGTGGCTCCCGGAATGCGGGTACTTTGACGGCCTGGATTCCATTTTGGCGGAATTTGGGTTTGAGTACTTCTTTCTCGAGACCCATGGCGTGCTTTTGGCAAAACCCGCGCCCAAATACGGCGTATTTGCGCCAATAAAGACCCCGGCGGGGCTTTATTGCATGGGTCGCGAGCAGAGCAGCTCCATGGAAGTGTGGAGCCGCAAAACCGGCTATCCGGGGCATCCCGAATACCGCGAATTCTTCAAGGACATTGCCACGGAACGCGATCCCGAGTATTTGGGTGACTACTTTATGGCGGGCGACACACCCATAGAAACCGGTCTCAAGTATTATCGCATTACCGGAAGCGAAGACAAGCAGGTTTACCGTCCGTGGAACGCGCTTCGCCTTGTCGAAGATCATGCGCGCCTGTTCGTGGCGAACCGCGAGGTGACCGTGACCGATTTGCTTCCGAACATGGATGGCAACAAGGTCTCCATATTGTGCCCCTACGACGCGGAACTCTTTGGGCACTGGTGGTTCGAAGGCCCGATGTTTATCGAGAAGATGTTCGAACGCGCTGCTAGTTCCAACGTGGTGGAGATGGCGTCGCTTGAATCTACAATGCACGAGTCACCCGATGGCGGAACTCATGCGCCCATATTCTCTTCGTGGGGCGAGGGCGGCTTTGGCGAAGTTTGGATGAACGATGAAGTCAGTTGGGCGTACCCGCTGTTCTTCCGCATGCGGGCGATGATGAATGAGATGAAACTTCGCATTGATAATTCTAAGTCGGCGCAAAACCAACTTCAAAAACGCTTTTATGCGCAAATGGCCCGTGAGCTGGTTCTGTTCCAGGCTTCGGACTGGGCGTTCATGATCCACAACAAGTCGGCTGCCGATTACGCGAAGTCCCGCCAGAATGGCCATTACAAAAACGTGTGCGCCCTTTATGCAGCTGCCACGGCGGCAGTCGTCATGAGCCGCAAGCATCCCGACACCAGCTTGCTTGCGAGCCTGGAGAAAAAGGACAATCTGTTCCCTTGGATTAGCGAGTTGCTGTAG